The Synechocystis sp. PCC 7509 genome includes a window with the following:
- a CDS encoding acyltransferase yields the protein MRKRFCNLLNYLIKIYGDGFLYITNRLISQVPFHFIRLGFYRLCLSFEIGTGSHIFMDAWFDCKKNFSIGKNSTINQKCRLDNRGGIAIGDNVSISAEVCILTGDHDLQSPDFSGRVRPVVIEDYVFIGTRAMILPGVTISKGSVVAAGAVVTKNVEPFTIVAGIPAKSIGIRSSDLNYSASYLRLFF from the coding sequence ATGAGAAAAAGATTTTGTAATTTATTAAACTACCTGATTAAAATATATGGTGATGGTTTTTTATATATAACTAACCGCTTAATTTCTCAAGTCCCATTTCATTTTATCCGCTTAGGTTTTTACCGACTGTGTCTTAGTTTTGAAATCGGTACAGGCAGCCATATTTTTATGGATGCTTGGTTTGATTGTAAAAAAAACTTTAGTATAGGTAAAAACAGTACAATTAATCAAAAATGTCGATTAGATAATCGTGGCGGGATCGCAATTGGCGACAATGTTTCAATTTCAGCAGAAGTATGTATTTTAACAGGGGATCATGACTTACAAAGTCCAGACTTTTCAGGTAGAGTACGTCCAGTAGTTATTGAAGACTATGTTTTTATTGGCACAAGAGCGATGATTTTACCTGGTGTGACTATTAGTAAAGGTAGTGTAGTCGCCGCCGGAGCGGTTGTAACCAAGAATGTAGAACCATTTACAATTGTGGCTGGAATTCCCGCTAAGTCTATTGGTATCCGTAGTTCAGATTTGAATTATAGTGCTAGTTACTTGCGATTATTTTTTTGA
- the ndk gene encoding nucleoside-diphosphate kinase: MVLERTFIAIKPDGVQRGLVGEIICRFEAKGFTLVGLKFMKVSRELAEQHYAIHRDRPFFSGLVEFIISAPIVAMVWEGDGVVASARKMIGATNPLTAEPGTIRGDLGVNIGRNLIHGSDAVETANSEIALWFTDDELVNWQPTVSAWIRE, from the coding sequence ATAGTTTTGGAAAGGACATTTATCGCCATTAAGCCTGATGGCGTACAACGCGGATTGGTGGGCGAGATTATTTGCCGTTTTGAAGCCAAAGGTTTTACTCTAGTTGGCTTAAAATTTATGAAAGTAAGTCGCGAATTAGCCGAACAGCATTATGCTATTCATCGCGATCGCCCGTTTTTTAGCGGTTTAGTTGAATTTATTATCTCTGCTCCGATCGTGGCTATGGTTTGGGAAGGTGACGGTGTAGTAGCTTCCGCCAGAAAAATGATTGGCGCTACCAACCCTCTAACAGCCGAGCCAGGGACAATTAGAGGAGATTTGGGAGTAAACATTGGTCGCAACCTAATTCACGGTTCTGATGCGGTAGAAACTGCCAATAGTGAGATTGCTTTGTGGTTTACAGACGATGAATTAGTTAATTGGCAACCGACGGTAAGCGCTTGGATTCGAGAATAA
- a CDS encoding TerC family protein: MFDQILNSPYHAGIEAAFVLIILSFLEAVLSADNAIALAALAQRLEDPKLQSQALNIGLVVAYVLRISLILTATWVTKFWQFELLGSAYLLWLAWQYFSSPKDEDGNEHHAPGFTSLWQAIPVIAFTDLAFSLDSVTTAIAVSQETWLVLTGATIGIITLRFMAGLFIRWLDEFEHLEDAGYITVALVGLRLLLRVFDSALIPPEWVMISAIALIFTWGFSKKTVTSSPTPEPEKDAISK; this comes from the coding sequence ATGTTTGACCAAATATTAAATTCTCCTTACCATGCAGGGATAGAAGCGGCTTTTGTTTTAATTATCTTGTCGTTTTTAGAAGCGGTACTATCGGCGGATAATGCGATCGCTTTAGCGGCGCTGGCGCAAAGACTTGAAGATCCCAAGCTTCAAAGTCAAGCTCTCAATATTGGCTTGGTAGTTGCCTACGTGCTGCGAATTAGCTTGATTTTAACGGCAACTTGGGTAACAAAGTTTTGGCAATTTGAGTTGTTAGGCTCGGCTTACCTGTTATGGTTGGCGTGGCAATATTTTAGTTCGCCAAAGGACGAAGACGGAAACGAACATCACGCGCCGGGTTTTACGTCTTTATGGCAAGCCATCCCAGTTATTGCCTTTACAGACTTGGCTTTTTCCTTAGATAGCGTTACTACAGCGATCGCAGTTTCTCAAGAAACTTGGCTAGTCTTAACGGGTGCAACTATTGGGATTATTACTTTACGGTTTATGGCGGGCTTGTTTATCCGTTGGCTTGATGAATTTGAGCATTTAGAAGACGCTGGCTACATTACGGTGGCGTTAGTCGGCTTGCGATTGCTATTAAGAGTGTTTGACTCGGCTTTGATTCCGCCAGAGTGGGTAATGATCAGTGCGATCGCCCTGATTTTTACTTGGGGTTTCTCGAAGAAGACGGTGACATCTTCTCCGACTCCCGAACCAGAGAAAGACGCTATTTCTAAATAA
- a CDS encoding NAD-dependent epimerase/dehydratase family protein — MTNSILVTGVAGFLGRYIARHFFAQGWYVIGIDNSPPENAPLGNLSVYYRLRLPDPHLSTYLKQHSPQICIHCAGRASVGLSVTDPIADYYANTALTLEILNSLRLDVPTCRFIYLSSAAVYGNPQSLPVSEDQPPSPVSPYGFHKWQGEQLCLEFTKVYGLPTASVRIFSAYGPGLRRQVVWDICQKVIAQKSLKLQGTGQESRDFIHALDIAKALDIIATKAPMQGEVYNLGTGREVAIANLAVMVLEALGCDYTPTFDGVVPVATPLNWSADIAKLNFLGFNSSVPLEQGIKTFANWCRAELIGV; from the coding sequence ATGACTAATTCTATCTTAGTGACTGGGGTTGCAGGCTTTTTAGGTCGATACATTGCCCGTCACTTCTTTGCTCAAGGCTGGTACGTGATCGGGATTGATAATTCACCACCAGAAAATGCACCCTTGGGCAATTTATCAGTCTACTATCGGCTAAGATTGCCTGACCCCCACCTCAGCACCTATTTAAAGCAACACTCTCCCCAAATTTGTATTCACTGCGCGGGTAGAGCATCGGTTGGTTTATCGGTGACTGACCCTATTGCCGATTATTATGCTAATACCGCTTTGACGCTAGAAATACTCAACTCTTTGCGCCTCGATGTACCTACTTGTCGATTCATTTATCTATCTAGCGCTGCCGTTTATGGCAATCCCCAATCTTTACCCGTCAGCGAAGATCAGCCGCCAAGTCCTGTGTCTCCTTACGGTTTTCATAAATGGCAAGGCGAACAGCTATGTTTGGAATTTACCAAAGTTTATGGTTTGCCTACCGCTAGTGTGAGGATTTTTTCTGCCTATGGTCCTGGTTTGCGTCGTCAGGTAGTTTGGGATATCTGCCAAAAAGTAATCGCCCAAAAATCGCTAAAACTGCAAGGTACGGGTCAAGAAAGTAGAGATTTTATTCATGCCCTAGATATTGCCAAAGCTTTAGACATCATAGCTACCAAAGCGCCCATGCAGGGAGAAGTGTATAACTTAGGTACGGGGAGAGAAGTTGCGATCGCTAACTTAGCTGTTATGGTGTTAGAGGCTCTAGGTTGTGACTATACCCCCACTTTTGATGGAGTTGTCCCTGTGGCTACACCTCTCAATTGGAGTGCAGATATTGCCAAATTAAATTTTTTAGGCTTTAATTCCTCTGTACCGCTAGAACAAGGAATCAAAACCTTTGCAAACTGGTGTCGAGCAGAATTAATCGGCGTATGA
- a CDS encoding glycosyltransferase family 2 protein has protein sequence MSTINPALTLDDLPAPPPRKSGWPWTEQSRPPLVSKMPPISIITPSYNQGEFIEATIRSVLLQGYSNLDYIVIDGGSTDNSVEIIKKYQPYLSYWVSEKDGGQSDAINKGINKSTGEIIGWINSDDVYTKNSFSKVINGFSRNSDCILVHGDRILIDRDDNVTGWGFLPAFDPTKAGFNVCSETAFWRRSAMEQVGLLDKDLKFAVDLEFFCRLYKVGKFIKLNEYLGYFRCHADSKSSTIAHIGKQEAEREWQKLFGSDNTNWKVSPQSNFFIHRLSIFKHPILIGYPYLVHKFKNKL, from the coding sequence ATGTCAACTATTAATCCTGCTTTAACCCTTGACGATTTACCTGCCCCACCACCGAGGAAATCTGGCTGGCCATGGACAGAACAAAGCCGCCCACCCTTAGTTAGTAAAATGCCTCCAATTAGTATCATAACTCCTAGCTACAACCAAGGTGAATTTATTGAAGCTACTATTCGCTCGGTTTTATTGCAAGGTTATTCTAATCTTGACTACATTGTAATTGATGGAGGTAGCACAGATAATAGTGTAGAAATTATCAAAAAATATCAACCCTACTTATCTTACTGGGTTAGTGAAAAAGATGGCGGTCAATCTGATGCGATTAATAAAGGAATTAATAAAAGCACAGGAGAAATAATTGGATGGATAAATAGCGATGATGTTTATACAAAAAACTCGTTTAGTAAAGTTATTAATGGATTTAGCCGTAACTCAGATTGTATTTTAGTTCATGGCGATCGCATTTTAATCGACCGCGACGATAATGTTACGGGATGGGGATTTTTGCCAGCTTTCGATCCAACAAAAGCAGGTTTCAATGTTTGTTCAGAAACAGCCTTTTGGCGGCGCTCTGCAATGGAGCAAGTGGGATTATTAGATAAGGATCTTAAATTTGCTGTTGATTTAGAATTTTTTTGTCGCCTTTACAAAGTTGGCAAGTTTATTAAACTAAATGAATATTTAGGTTATTTTAGATGTCACGCAGATAGTAAAAGCTCGACTATTGCTCATATTGGTAAGCAAGAAGCGGAAAGAGAATGGCAAAAATTGTTTGGTTCAGATAATACAAACTGGAAAGTATCACCGCAAAGTAATTTTTTTATACATAGATTATCAATCTTTAAACATCCTATATTAATTGGATATCCTTATTTAGTTCATAAATTTAAAAATAAATTATGA
- a CDS encoding sulfotransferase domain-containing protein → MLKTNVRKILNIFKESKSNIEISTDDIFLVSYPKSGNTWLRFLLANYLTDNQCNFDNAHLLIPGIHFTQKQSISSQDRLKFVKSHQPFTGDYHKVIYLVRDGKDVAVSYYFHAKKFGIVSKEETFEDFLIKFNAGKVDNYTAWSDHVNSWLNNPTKDFLLIKYEDLKLNPYFELIRVLKFAKIVIDTKLVKSAVEASSFESMKKLELERKEQIIKDLDPSIQFVRNGKIGEAEMYFNQELMTNFIAVHGLTLKQLGYL, encoded by the coding sequence ATGCTCAAAACAAATGTTCGGAAAATATTAAATATTTTCAAAGAGTCAAAATCAAATATTGAAATATCTACTGATGATATTTTTTTAGTTTCCTATCCTAAGTCTGGTAATACTTGGCTACGTTTTTTACTTGCTAATTATTTAACTGACAATCAGTGTAATTTTGACAACGCTCATTTGTTAATACCAGGTATTCACTTTACGCAGAAGCAATCTATTAGTAGTCAAGACAGGTTAAAATTTGTTAAAAGTCATCAGCCATTTACAGGCGATTATCATAAAGTTATATATTTAGTTCGAGATGGAAAAGATGTAGCCGTATCTTACTATTTCCATGCAAAAAAGTTTGGTATAGTTAGCAAAGAAGAAACGTTTGAAGACTTTTTAATAAAGTTCAATGCAGGTAAAGTTGATAACTACACAGCTTGGAGTGACCATGTTAATTCTTGGTTGAACAATCCAACAAAAGATTTTCTGTTAATTAAATATGAAGACTTAAAATTAAATCCATATTTTGAATTAATTAGAGTTTTAAAATTTGCCAAAATTGTTATTGATACCAAGTTAGTAAAATCTGCGGTAGAAGCCTCTAGTTTTGAAAGCATGAAAAAACTAGAGCTTGAACGAAAAGAACAAATTATTAAAGATTTAGATCCTAGTATTCAATTTGTAAGAAATGGTAAAATTGGAGAAGCTGAAATGTATTTTAATCAAGAGTTAATGACGAATTTTATTGCAGTACATGGATTAACTCTCAAACAACTAGGCTATTTATAA
- a CDS encoding sulfotransferase domain-containing protein, which produces MNKQQVLINLYKLYRRFGVVQYSPYDNIYHCCTQKTASQWFKAIFNDPIFYKYTGLEVHPFNQIPNRLQDAAFNEPLPKRTIGTNFYIDYPTYISIPKPKSYKSFFVLRDPRDIVISWYFSVRYSHTPNRLVNPVRDELNKLNLEDGLTYSIYKLKDVGLFAAQKSWMEAAKSDSKIKIILYEDLASNNFTCLKDIFKYLDIQMPEDQVNILYERHKIDNHFQGREQGKEDISSHYRKASAGDWKNHFNPSTEACFNEATGNLLEVLGYIE; this is translated from the coding sequence ATGAACAAGCAACAAGTATTAATTAATTTATATAAGCTTTATCGAAGATTTGGAGTAGTTCAATATTCTCCCTACGACAATATTTATCATTGTTGTACTCAAAAAACTGCTAGTCAATGGTTTAAAGCGATATTTAACGATCCGATATTCTACAAATATACTGGTTTAGAAGTACATCCTTTTAATCAAATACCTAACAGATTACAAGATGCAGCCTTCAATGAACCTTTGCCTAAACGCACAATTGGTACTAATTTCTATATTGATTACCCAACTTATATAAGTATTCCTAAGCCAAAGTCCTATAAGTCTTTTTTTGTTTTAAGAGATCCACGCGACATTGTAATTTCTTGGTATTTTTCGGTGCGATATTCCCACACTCCAAATCGTTTAGTAAATCCTGTAAGAGATGAGTTGAATAAATTAAATTTAGAAGATGGTTTGACTTACAGTATATATAAACTTAAAGACGTTGGTCTATTTGCTGCTCAAAAATCTTGGATGGAAGCAGCTAAAAGTGATAGTAAAATCAAAATAATACTTTATGAAGATTTAGCAAGCAATAATTTCACTTGTTTAAAAGACATTTTTAAATACTTAGATATCCAAATGCCAGAGGATCAAGTTAATATTTTGTACGAAAGACACAAAATTGATAATCATTTCCAAGGAAGAGAGCAAGGTAAGGAAGATATAAGTTCCCATTACCGTAAAGCATCAGCAGGAGATTGGAAAAATCATTTCAATCCATCAACTGAAGCGTGTTTTAATGAAGCTACAGGAAACTTATTAGAGGTGCTAGGTTATATTGAATAA
- a CDS encoding methyltransferase domain-containing protein, which yields MLITSLKQVYENFRDWRYKSIKNKQIKAYINNERKPWSVGYELYKKDFIYNVINDASTLEKFRNNQKLSEKYGEFLDERVVEYPWFLSRVDNKTSKILDAGSILNYDYVLKHDRLCSKAITIVTLEPEPNCYWENRISYVFGDLRQLDFKDNCFDEVVSLSTIEHIGMNNSIYSDNEAFQEKKNLDFLLAVKEFKRVTKPGGKVYISVPYGKYTDFGWYQQFTKEMIDQLIATFAPSKLVETYYCYEAGGWSISDKEHCQDFAGFNIHDTKYFNPKSTKDYDPDYAACSRAIAALELWK from the coding sequence ATGCTAATCACGTCCTTAAAACAAGTTTACGAAAATTTCCGAGACTGGCGATATAAGTCAATAAAAAACAAACAAATTAAAGCTTATATTAACAACGAGCGCAAACCTTGGTCTGTAGGTTATGAATTATATAAAAAAGATTTTATCTACAACGTTATTAATGATGCTTCTACCTTAGAAAAATTCCGTAATAATCAAAAGCTATCGGAAAAATATGGAGAGTTTTTAGATGAGCGAGTAGTTGAGTATCCTTGGTTTTTGTCGCGAGTTGATAACAAAACAAGCAAAATACTTGATGCGGGATCTATATTAAATTATGACTATGTTTTAAAACACGATCGCCTTTGCTCTAAAGCTATAACAATTGTGACTTTAGAACCAGAACCTAACTGTTACTGGGAAAATAGGATTTCCTATGTATTTGGAGACTTGCGGCAATTAGATTTCAAAGACAATTGTTTTGATGAAGTAGTTTCGCTGTCAACAATTGAACATATTGGCATGAATAATTCAATTTACTCTGACAACGAAGCTTTCCAAGAGAAAAAAAATTTAGACTTTCTCTTAGCTGTGAAGGAATTTAAAAGAGTAACTAAACCAGGAGGAAAAGTTTATATTAGCGTTCCTTACGGTAAATATACAGATTTTGGCTGGTATCAACAGTTTACTAAGGAAATGATTGACCAATTGATCGCTACTTTTGCGCCGAGTAAATTGGTGGAGACTTATTATTGCTACGAAGCTGGCGGTTGGTCAATAAGCGACAAAGAACATTGCCAAGACTTTGCTGGGTTTAATATTCACGATACAAAATATTTCAATCCAAAGAGTACAAAAGATTACGATCCCGATTATGCTGCTTGTAGCCGAGCGATCGCCGCCCTAGAACTTTGGAAATAA
- a CDS encoding sulfotransferase family 2 domain-containing protein, with amino-acid sequence MQKLNNTALIFLHLPKTAGSTLNNIISRQYNSKNIYNLYGNADQILELTENFKHLSEKQHQNIKVIKGHICYGFHELLVRPATYVTLLREPVDRAISLYYYIRRHPAHRHYELITSKNMSLDDYIYSGVATQLDNGQTRMIAGVDANKVEFGKCSVAMLEKAKKNINTHFSFVGTTSKFDESLMLLKNYFSWSLPLYQKQNVTKNRPETSDILNSTLNVIKDLNKLDIELYKYAETKIEQQIEQQDFLAKELKAFNFVNNVIYANYLKVKHKLLIGG; translated from the coding sequence ATGCAAAAACTAAATAACACCGCTTTGATTTTTTTACATCTTCCTAAGACTGCTGGAAGTACTTTAAATAATATAATTAGTCGGCAGTATAATTCAAAAAATATTTATAATCTTTATGGAAATGCGGATCAGATTTTAGAATTAACTGAAAACTTCAAACATTTATCTGAAAAACAGCACCAAAACATCAAAGTTATTAAAGGTCATATTTGTTATGGATTTCATGAGCTTTTAGTTCGTCCGGCTACCTATGTAACTTTACTGCGCGAACCTGTCGATAGAGCAATTTCGCTTTACTACTATATACGTCGCCATCCTGCTCACCGACATTATGAACTGATAACATCTAAAAATATGAGCTTGGATGATTATATTTATAGCGGCGTAGCAACTCAATTAGACAATGGTCAAACTAGAATGATAGCAGGAGTCGATGCCAATAAAGTAGAGTTTGGAAAATGCTCTGTAGCAATGTTAGAAAAAGCTAAAAAAAATATTAATACCCATTTTTCCTTTGTAGGTACGACTTCTAAATTTGATGAAAGTTTAATGTTGCTTAAAAATTATTTTAGCTGGAGTCTTCCACTGTATCAAAAGCAAAATGTTACCAAAAACAGGCCGGAAACTTCTGACATTTTAAATAGTACATTGAATGTAATTAAAGATTTAAACAAATTAGATATAGAATTATATAAATACGCTGAAACCAAAATTGAGCAACAGATTGAGCAACAAGATTTTTTAGCCAAAGAACTTAAAGCTTTTAATTTTGTAAATAATGTTATTTATGCAAACTATCTTAAAGTTAAACACAAATTGTTGATTGGTGGTTAG
- a CDS encoding class I SAM-dependent methyltransferase, which yields MNTNFTHTWEQAVSWLRSQPEQQALVKYCYYDDPIESAAERFSNSQEWLAVEKLLQGSLSGKVLDLGAGRGISSYAFAKAGCNVTALEPDPSALVGAQAIQSLVDKTGVAIQTVREYGETLPFAANTFDIVYGRAVLHHAQDLDKLCSEAARVLKPKGIFIATREHIISRKEDLPTFLQSHPLHNLYGGENAYLLTEYTNAIKKAGLKLKSAIAPYQSVINYAPMTEQEFQAKLSTSLTAYCGGKLAATLATNKLLQKLYSWLLSQKSNYPGRHYSFLAAKP from the coding sequence ATGAACACAAATTTTACTCATACTTGGGAACAAGCTGTAAGTTGGTTGCGATCGCAGCCAGAACAGCAAGCACTGGTAAAATATTGCTACTACGACGATCCGATCGAATCCGCCGCCGAACGATTTAGCAATAGCCAGGAGTGGTTAGCTGTAGAAAAGCTATTGCAAGGTAGTTTATCTGGGAAAGTCCTCGATTTAGGTGCAGGTAGAGGCATTTCTAGTTATGCTTTTGCCAAGGCTGGTTGTAACGTTACCGCCTTAGAACCCGATCCTAGCGCTTTAGTTGGCGCTCAAGCAATCCAATCATTAGTCGATAAAACTGGCGTAGCGATTCAAACTGTTCGAGAGTACGGCGAAACCTTACCTTTTGCTGCAAATACTTTTGATATAGTTTACGGACGTGCGGTTTTACATCACGCTCAAGATTTAGATAAGTTGTGTTCTGAAGCGGCTAGAGTTTTAAAGCCAAAAGGCATATTTATCGCTACCCGCGAACATATTATTTCCCGTAAAGAAGACTTACCAACATTTTTACAATCTCATCCCCTCCATAACTTATACGGCGGAGAAAACGCCTATCTGCTTACCGAGTATACCAATGCAATCAAAAAAGCTGGATTAAAACTAAAAAGCGCGATCGCACCCTACCAAAGTGTCATAAATTACGCTCCCATGACCGAACAAGAGTTTCAAGCAAAGCTCTCAACTTCTTTAACTGCTTATTGTGGTGGTAAATTAGCGGCGACACTTGCAACTAACAAATTGCTCCAGAAGTTATACAGTTGGCTGCTGTCCCAAAAGTCCAATTATCCCGGTCGTCACTATTCTTTTTTAGCCGCCAAACCATGA
- a CDS encoding acyltransferase has protein sequence MESNKNKLKYQLYKAVSSLIKFGSQVELNNIFFQNAIVDTSVKIMPQARIDNLANNSELISIGKNSVVMGQLLIFAHAGKIDIGQDCYIGEGTRIWSATSVKIGDRVLISHNVNIHDTNSHSTDANLRHNHFTKIMSSGHPTINDVGIESQPVYIKDDVWIGFNSTILKGVTIGKGAIIGACSVVTKDVPEFVIVAGNPANIIKKIC, from the coding sequence ATGGAGTCTAATAAAAATAAGTTGAAGTATCAACTTTATAAAGCTGTATCAAGCTTAATAAAATTTGGAAGTCAGGTGGAATTAAATAATATTTTTTTTCAAAATGCTATTGTAGATACCTCTGTTAAGATTATGCCCCAGGCTAGAATTGATAATTTGGCAAATAACTCTGAATTAATTTCAATTGGTAAAAATTCTGTAGTAATGGGTCAACTACTTATATTTGCTCATGCGGGTAAAATAGACATTGGACAAGATTGTTATATAGGAGAAGGTACGCGCATATGGTCTGCAACCTCAGTAAAAATTGGCGATCGCGTCCTAATTTCACATAATGTAAATATCCATGATACAAATTCTCACTCTACCGATGCCAATCTAAGACATAATCATTTTACTAAAATCATGTCAAGTGGTCATCCTACAATTAATGATGTTGGTATAGAATCCCAACCTGTTTACATCAAAGATGATGTCTGGATAGGATTTAACTCCACAATCCTTAAAGGAGTAACCATTGGCAAAGGAGCAATTATTGGGGCTTGTTCTGTGGTAACTAAAGATGTTCCTGAATTTGTAATTGTGGCAGGAAACCCAGCTAACATAATTAAAAAAATATGCTAA